One stretch of Chryseobacterium indologenes DNA includes these proteins:
- a CDS encoding efflux RND transporter periplasmic adaptor subunit: protein MKRVASGIALSVLLLAVSCNKKKEEKEEVTTYPVTSPVVMDTVINKEYVAQIQSVKNIEVRAQEKGFLEKIFVDEGQYVQAGQTLFRIMPKLYQAELLKAKAEVEQASIELKNASTLAGNNIVSKNEKAMAKAKLDAANAEMKLAQIHLSFTDIKAPFSGIINRIPLKLGSLVDEGDLLTSLSDNTSIYTYFNVSEPEYLSYQTHAADRGSNQVSLITANGETYTQKGEIQTIEGEFDNETGNIAFRAKFPNPDKLLRNGETGKVQMTMPVHNALIIPQKATYEIQDQKYVFVIDKNGIAKSRNIKVAYELPDLYVVSSGISKGDQILLEGVQKVKDDQKIKTKFQNPKKVLQSLKLKAE from the coding sequence ATAAAAAGAGTTGCCTCAGGTATTGCACTTAGTGTCCTTTTACTGGCTGTAAGCTGCAATAAGAAAAAAGAGGAGAAAGAAGAAGTAACCACTTACCCGGTAACATCTCCGGTAGTGATGGACACTGTAATTAATAAGGAATATGTGGCTCAGATTCAGTCTGTAAAAAACATTGAAGTACGAGCACAGGAAAAAGGGTTCCTTGAGAAAATTTTTGTCGATGAAGGTCAGTATGTACAAGCTGGACAAACCTTGTTTCGTATTATGCCTAAGCTGTATCAGGCTGAATTATTAAAAGCAAAAGCGGAAGTGGAGCAGGCTTCTATCGAGCTGAAAAATGCCAGTACATTAGCAGGAAACAATATTGTATCTAAAAATGAAAAGGCGATGGCTAAAGCTAAATTGGATGCTGCCAATGCAGAAATGAAACTGGCTCAGATCCACTTGTCTTTTACCGATATTAAAGCTCCGTTTTCAGGAATTATCAATAGGATTCCTTTAAAACTGGGAAGTCTTGTCGATGAAGGTGATCTATTGACCTCATTATCAGATAATACAAGTATTTACACCTATTTCAACGTTTCTGAGCCGGAATATCTGAGTTATCAGACTCATGCGGCTGACAGGGGAAGTAATCAGGTATCTTTGATTACTGCCAATGGAGAAACATACACACAAAAAGGAGAAATTCAGACTATTGAAGGTGAATTCGACAATGAAACCGGAAATATTGCTTTCCGTGCCAAGTTTCCCAATCCTGACAAACTGTTGAGAAATGGAGAAACCGGAAAAGTACAAATGACAATGCCGGTTCATAATGCCCTTATTATTCCTCAGAAAGCAACGTATGAGATTCAGGATCAGAAATATGTATTCGTTATCGATAAAAACGGAATAGCAAAATCCAGAAATATTAAAGTTGCTTATGAACTTCCGGATCTTTACGTGGTAAGCTCTGGAATTTCAAAAGGAGATCAGATTCTTTTGGAGGGGGTTCAGAAGGTGAAGGATGATCAGAAAATAAAAACAAAATTCCAGAACCCTAAAAAGGTTCTTCAATCACTGAAATTAAAAGCAGAGTAG
- a CDS encoding TolC family protein: MNTMENSKTKNIITAIALSLVVASCKAPMATVIKDEVKTNIPQNFNQEEQQDANNNSGTTPWRQFFTDPNLVNLIEIALKNNQELMITLQEIEIAKSGVLAKKGRLTPTVSAGIGAGLKKAGRYTSEGAGDATTQIEPGREMPDPLGNFEGGLMANWEIDIWKKLRTEKESAVAHYLSTVEGKNFVLSNLIEEVADNYYELLAFDNQLDIIQQYIKLQQRALEISKIQKEAAAATELAVKKFEAELAKSKASEYTIRQQITEKENEINALLGRYPQPIVRTKENFMATIPPTVYTGIPSQLLANRPDIKQAELELKASKLDVEAARKEFYPSLEISATLGLEAFKPSYLVKMPESIAYNLVGELAGPLINKSAIKANFQTADAKQIQALYEYDKTILNAYLDVANLMSKIKNIDQYYQLKSQETKALDQSIDIANQLFRNSRADYLEVLLNQRDALDAKMELIEAKQKQLSTVVDIYKGLGGGWK; the protein is encoded by the coding sequence ATGAACACGATGGAAAATTCGAAGACTAAAAATATAATCACCGCCATTGCTTTATCGCTTGTTGTTGCAAGCTGTAAGGCGCCAATGGCGACCGTCATAAAAGACGAGGTAAAAACAAATATACCTCAAAACTTCAATCAGGAAGAGCAGCAGGATGCAAACAACAATAGTGGAACAACTCCATGGAGACAGTTTTTTACTGATCCAAATCTTGTAAACCTTATTGAAATTGCCTTAAAGAATAATCAGGAGCTCATGATTACCCTTCAGGAAATTGAAATTGCCAAAAGTGGTGTTTTAGCTAAAAAAGGAAGGTTAACACCGACGGTTTCTGCAGGAATAGGGGCAGGATTGAAAAAAGCAGGGCGTTATACAAGTGAAGGAGCTGGTGATGCTACTACGCAAATAGAGCCGGGAAGAGAAATGCCGGATCCTCTTGGCAACTTTGAAGGTGGCTTAATGGCCAATTGGGAAATTGATATATGGAAGAAATTAAGAACAGAAAAAGAGTCCGCAGTGGCACATTATCTTTCTACAGTGGAAGGGAAAAACTTTGTTTTGTCTAATCTTATTGAAGAAGTTGCTGATAATTATTATGAATTATTAGCGTTTGATAATCAATTGGATATCATACAGCAGTACATCAAGCTTCAGCAAAGAGCGCTGGAAATTTCCAAAATTCAGAAAGAAGCAGCTGCTGCAACAGAATTGGCGGTAAAGAAATTTGAAGCAGAACTGGCAAAATCTAAAGCTTCAGAGTATACAATTCGTCAGCAGATTACGGAAAAAGAGAATGAGATCAATGCGCTGTTAGGAAGATATCCACAACCAATTGTCAGAACAAAGGAAAACTTTATGGCAACCATTCCTCCAACAGTATATACAGGAATTCCGTCACAGTTGCTGGCCAATCGTCCTGATATCAAACAGGCAGAATTGGAATTGAAGGCTTCAAAACTGGATGTAGAGGCAGCGAGAAAAGAGTTCTATCCATCATTAGAGATTTCCGCAACGTTGGGGCTGGAAGCATTTAAACCTTCTTATCTGGTAAAAATGCCGGAATCTATTGCGTACAATCTTGTAGGTGAGCTGGCTGGGCCATTGATTAATAAAAGTGCAATCAAAGCGAACTTCCAGACCGCAGATGCTAAACAGATACAGGCATTATATGAATATGACAAGACGATTTTGAATGCCTATCTGGATGTGGCTAATCTGATGTCGAAGATTAAAAATATAGACCAGTATTATCAATTAAAATCTCAGGAAACAAAAGCCCTGGATCAATCGATTGATATTGCGAACCAGTTATTCAGAAACTCCAGAGCAGATTATCTTGAAGTTCTTTTGAACCAAAGAGACGCATTGGATGCCAAAATGGAGCTTATAGAAGCGAAACAAAAACAGCTAAGTACTGTAGTGGATATCTATAAAGGCCTGGGTGGTGGCTGGAAATAA
- a CDS encoding efflux RND transporter permease subunit: protein MFKKFIRRPVLSIVISLIIVFLGILSLVKLPVTQFPSISPPKVNITAEYPGANNELLIKSVVIPLERGLNGVPGMKYMTSDAGNDGEASIQVVFDLGTDPNVAAVNVQNRVSSVVNKLPPLVVREGVKITREEPNMLMYINLYSDDPKADQKFLFNYADINVMSELRRVSGVGFADILGTREYAMRIWLKPDRLTAYNISADEVMEALNEQSLEASPGKTGESSGKRSQSFEYVLKYPGRYNNEKDYGNIILKAKPNGESIRLKDVADIEFGSSMYDIYSTLNGKPSAAITVKQSYGSNASDVIKNVKALMADLEKNTFPKGMHYEISYDVSRFLDASMEKVIHTLFEAFILVAIVVFLFLGDWRSTLIPALAVPVSLVGTFAVMSAFGITLNMISLFALVMAIGVVVDDAIVVIEAVHAKMEEKNLSPLKATEEAMHEISGAIIAITLVMASVFIPIAFMSGPVGVFYRQFSITMASSIILSGVVALTLTPALCALILKNNHGKAKKKTPITIFLDKFNNLFTKGAGRYEKMLNKTVTKKMFTLPLLLAFCAGTYFLSNSIPSGFIPAEDQGMIYAIIQTPPGSTLERTNQIARELLKESEDIDGVQSVSSLAGYEILTEGTGSNSGTCLINLKSWDERKESAAEIIEKLEEKAKNIPGANIEFFQPPSVPGYGAAGGFELRLLDKAGSGDYHKMEQVSNDFVKELKKRPELGSAFTFYSASFPQYMLRIDNDLAEQKGVTIEKAMDNLSTLIGSNYETSFIRFDRPYKVIVQAGPQYRALPTDLLKLYVKNDKDQMVPYSDFMRLEKVYGLSEMTRHNMYNSAQVSGTPAPGYSSGQAIQAIKEVADKTLPRGFGIDWAGISKDEVSRGNEAVFVFLVCLGFVYLILSAQYESFILPLPVILSLPVGIFGAFFCLKLLGLENNIYAQVAMVMLIGLLGKNAVLIVEFAVQKKAEEGIPVMQAAIEGAAIRFRPILMTSFAFIAGLIPLVIATGPGAVGNRTIGTAAAGGMLIGTIFGLMIIPGLYYIFGTIAEKSKLAKYEEENPLTEQTEPYEHDGKFED from the coding sequence ATGTTTAAGAAATTCATCCGCAGACCTGTTCTGTCTATTGTAATCTCATTGATTATAGTTTTTTTAGGAATACTGTCGTTGGTAAAACTTCCGGTGACACAATTCCCATCCATTTCGCCACCAAAAGTAAATATTACCGCAGAATATCCCGGTGCTAACAACGAACTATTGATTAAATCCGTTGTAATCCCATTAGAAAGAGGATTAAATGGAGTTCCGGGTATGAAATATATGACTTCAGATGCAGGAAATGACGGGGAAGCTTCCATCCAGGTTGTATTTGACCTTGGTACAGATCCCAATGTGGCAGCAGTAAATGTTCAAAACCGTGTATCATCAGTAGTTAATAAATTACCTCCTCTGGTAGTTCGTGAAGGGGTGAAAATTACCCGTGAAGAGCCGAATATGTTGATGTACATTAACCTGTACAGTGATGACCCCAAAGCCGATCAGAAATTCCTGTTCAACTATGCAGATATCAACGTAATGTCTGAATTAAGAAGGGTAAGTGGAGTAGGTTTTGCTGATATTCTGGGTACTCGTGAATATGCAATGCGTATCTGGCTTAAACCTGATAGATTAACAGCTTATAATATTTCAGCTGATGAAGTAATGGAAGCGTTGAATGAGCAGAGTTTGGAAGCATCTCCGGGAAAAACAGGAGAAAGTTCAGGAAAGCGCTCTCAGTCATTTGAATATGTCTTGAAATATCCGGGACGTTATAATAATGAAAAAGATTATGGTAATATCATTCTAAAAGCTAAGCCTAATGGTGAATCTATAAGATTAAAAGATGTTGCAGATATTGAATTCGGAAGCTCCATGTATGATATTTATTCTACATTGAACGGAAAACCTTCTGCTGCAATTACTGTAAAACAGTCTTATGGATCTAACGCAAGTGACGTTATCAAGAATGTAAAAGCATTAATGGCAGATCTTGAGAAAAATACTTTTCCTAAAGGGATGCATTATGAAATCAGTTATGACGTTTCCAGATTCCTGGATGCTTCTATGGAAAAAGTAATCCATACTTTATTTGAGGCCTTTATACTGGTAGCTATCGTTGTATTCCTTTTCCTTGGGGACTGGCGTTCAACTCTGATTCCTGCATTAGCGGTTCCTGTTTCTCTGGTAGGAACTTTTGCAGTGATGTCAGCATTTGGAATTACTTTGAATATGATCTCACTATTTGCTTTGGTAATGGCAATTGGGGTCGTCGTCGATGATGCTATTGTGGTGATTGAAGCTGTCCATGCCAAGATGGAAGAGAAGAATCTTTCTCCTTTGAAAGCTACGGAAGAAGCAATGCATGAGATCAGTGGAGCAATTATCGCCATTACCCTGGTAATGGCATCGGTATTTATTCCGATTGCATTTATGTCCGGGCCGGTAGGAGTATTTTACCGTCAGTTCTCGATTACAATGGCGTCGTCTATTATTCTATCGGGAGTAGTAGCGTTAACTTTGACACCAGCATTGTGTGCTTTAATTCTTAAAAATAATCACGGAAAAGCTAAGAAGAAAACTCCTATTACTATTTTTCTGGATAAATTTAATAACCTGTTTACAAAAGGTGCCGGAAGATATGAGAAAATGTTGAATAAAACGGTTACGAAGAAAATGTTCACATTACCTCTTTTATTAGCTTTCTGCGCAGGTACTTATTTTCTGAGTAATTCAATTCCGTCCGGGTTTATTCCGGCTGAAGATCAGGGGATGATCTATGCAATTATCCAAACACCACCTGGGTCTACATTGGAAAGAACCAATCAGATTGCCAGAGAACTTTTAAAAGAATCAGAGGATATTGATGGAGTACAGTCAGTTTCATCATTGGCCGGATATGAGATCTTAACAGAAGGTACCGGATCAAACTCAGGAACCTGTCTTATTAATCTCAAAAGCTGGGATGAGCGTAAGGAATCAGCTGCTGAAATTATTGAAAAGCTGGAAGAAAAGGCTAAGAATATTCCGGGGGCCAATATTGAGTTCTTCCAACCACCTTCTGTTCCGGGATATGGTGCAGCGGGAGGTTTTGAGCTTCGCTTACTTGATAAGGCGGGAAGTGGAGATTATCATAAAATGGAACAGGTGAGCAACGACTTTGTGAAGGAGTTAAAGAAACGTCCGGAGCTGGGATCTGCATTTACCTTCTATTCTGCGAGTTTTCCTCAATATATGCTTAGGATAGATAATGATCTTGCTGAGCAAAAAGGAGTGACGATTGAAAAAGCGATGGATAACCTGTCTACATTGATTGGCTCCAACTATGAGACGAGTTTCATTCGTTTTGACAGACCTTACAAAGTGATTGTTCAGGCAGGGCCTCAATACCGTGCCTTACCAACAGATTTATTGAAGTTGTATGTTAAAAATGATAAAGATCAGATGGTTCCTTATTCAGACTTTATGAGATTAGAGAAAGTATATGGTTTATCTGAGATGACAAGGCATAATATGTATAATTCTGCTCAGGTGAGTGGTACTCCGGCACCGGGATACAGTAGTGGACAGGCTATTCAGGCCATCAAAGAGGTTGCAGATAAAACACTTCCGAGAGGTTTCGGTATTGATTGGGCTGGGATTTCAAAAGATGAAGTAAGCCGTGGGAATGAAGCTGTATTTGTATTTCTGGTGTGTTTAGGATTCGTTTACCTGATCCTTTCCGCACAGTATGAAAGTTTTATTCTTCCGTTACCCGTAATTTTATCATTACCAGTAGGGATTTTTGGGGCATTTTTCTGCTTAAAGCTTTTAGGGCTGGAAAACAACATTTATGCTCAGGTAGCGATGGTAATGCTTATCGGGCTGTTAGGTAAAAATGCCGTGTTAATTGTAGAATTTGCCGTACAGAAAAAGGCAGAAGAAGGAATTCCTGTGATGCAGGCTGCTATTGAAGGTGCTGCGATTCGTTTCCGTCCTATTTTGATGACCTCATTTGCATTCATTGCAGGGTTGATTCCGCTGGTGATTGCAACAGGACCTGGTGCCGTTGGTAATCGTACCATTGGAACGGCTGCTGCCGGAGGGATGCTGATAGGAACTATTTTCGGATTGATGATTATTCCAGGATTGTACTACATCTTTGGAACCATAGCTGAAAAATCGAAACTGGCTAAATATGAAGAGGAGAATCCTTTAACAGAACAAACTGAACCTTATGAACACGATGGAAAATTCGAAGACTAA